In a genomic window of Saccharothrix sp. HUAS TT1:
- a CDS encoding sensor histidine kinase, producing the protein MARGRTADAALAPGVGLVALVGLLVQSHGVDTAAEWAALPVVLLSSAALWWRRRRPVPVGVLALAAIAGYGALLHQPGPIMLVFVVALYTLVDEGHLAVAIGLGAASVVAFALADDFDPAGDSMNGATLLHAGWLVAVIVGVTRNRRAYLAEARARAAAAERRVEEEARRRATEERLRIARELHDVVGHHLSLINVQASAALHRPDPDRTEQALTAIKQTSKETLRELRTALGVLRQQDGARPGLDRLADLVTTAGRSGLAIRTELAETRPLPPEVDLAAYRIVQEALTNVARHAGATTAVVRVRPEREDVVVEVEDDGAGEPGEPGNGILGMRERAQALGGSLTAGRGPGGGFRVRARLPLGARA; encoded by the coding sequence ATGGCGAGGGGGCGGACCGCGGACGCGGCGCTGGCGCCCGGCGTCGGCCTGGTCGCCCTGGTCGGCCTGCTGGTGCAGTCGCACGGCGTCGACACGGCCGCCGAGTGGGCCGCGCTGCCGGTCGTGCTGCTCTCCTCCGCCGCGCTGTGGTGGCGGAGGCGGCGCCCGGTGCCGGTCGGCGTGCTGGCGCTGGCCGCCATCGCCGGGTACGGGGCGCTGCTGCACCAGCCCGGCCCGATCATGCTGGTCTTCGTCGTGGCGCTGTACACGCTGGTGGACGAGGGCCACCTGGCGGTCGCCATCGGGCTCGGCGCGGCGTCGGTGGTCGCGTTCGCCCTGGCCGACGACTTCGACCCGGCCGGCGACTCGATGAACGGGGCGACGCTGCTGCACGCGGGCTGGCTCGTCGCGGTGATCGTCGGCGTGACGCGCAACCGCCGCGCCTACCTCGCCGAGGCGCGGGCGCGGGCGGCGGCGGCCGAGCGGCGGGTGGAGGAGGAGGCGCGGCGGCGGGCCACCGAGGAGCGGTTGCGCATCGCCCGCGAGCTGCACGACGTGGTCGGGCACCACCTGTCGCTGATCAACGTGCAGGCCAGTGCCGCGCTGCACCGCCCGGACCCGGACCGGACCGAGCAGGCGCTGACCGCGATCAAGCAGACGAGCAAGGAGACGCTGCGCGAGTTGCGCACCGCGCTGGGCGTGCTGCGGCAGCAGGACGGTGCGAGGCCCGGCCTGGACCGCCTGGCCGACCTCGTCACGACGGCCGGGCGGTCCGGGCTGGCGATCCGCACCGAGCTGGCCGAGACCCGCCCCCTGCCGCCGGAGGTGGACCTGGCGGCGTACCGGATCGTGCAGGAGGCGCTGACCAACGTGGCGCGGCACGCCGGCGCGACCACCGCCGTGGTCCGGGTCCGACCCGAGCGGGAGGACGTCGTGGTGGAGGTCGAGGACGACGGCGCGGGCGAGCCGGGCGAGCCGGGCAACGGCATCCTCGGGATGCGCGAGCGGGCCCAGGCGCTGGGCGGCTCGCTGACCGCGGGCCGCGGCCCGGGCGGCGGCTTCCGGGTGCGGGCGCGGCTGCCGCTGGGGGCGCGGGCGTGA
- a CDS encoding carotenoid oxygenase family protein translates to MERLDGVMGVVASVREVAEALVVRGALPGAVDGALVWSGRYGVSGVQLGPDGARWYRGARPAALAPADRPAGATMARPVFDGEVWHTAMSHPDLGYAEHVQLGPDGEVLRAEPFPLDGAPRMRAVGVTERFVVVFDSAPRYSRAADLVGLRDPYSGPATGPARIGLLAYGRPHWFEVGEGEVLSLVNAYEDLGRVVVDAIWAPGVLRRHVLDLATGGVRRIDLPAMDVARVDDRLTGRRHRHVFGAAGTAIVRHDVAFGCTWRREVGVVPGQPVFVPRGEEEGEGWVVATAGDRVLVLDAADLAGRPVAVVELPFAVPASRQAAWLPGHRAA, encoded by the coding sequence ATGGAACGCTTGGACGGGGTGATGGGCGTGGTCGCGTCGGTGCGGGAAGTCGCGGAGGCGCTGGTGGTGCGGGGTGCGCTGCCCGGCGCGGTGGACGGTGCGCTCGTATGGTCCGGCAGGTACGGCGTCTCGGGCGTCCAGCTCGGGCCGGACGGCGCGCGGTGGTACCGCGGCGCCCGGCCGGCCGCGCTCGCGCCCGCCGACCGGCCCGCCGGCGCCACGATGGCCCGCCCGGTGTTCGACGGCGAGGTCTGGCACACGGCCATGTCGCACCCCGACCTCGGGTACGCCGAGCACGTCCAGCTCGGCCCGGACGGCGAGGTGCTGCGCGCCGAGCCGTTCCCGCTGGACGGCGCGCCCCGGATGCGCGCGGTCGGGGTCACGGAGCGCTTCGTCGTGGTCTTCGACTCGGCGCCCCGCTACAGCCGCGCGGCCGACCTGGTCGGCCTGCGCGACCCGTACTCCGGTCCCGCCACCGGCCCAGCCCGGATCGGCCTGCTCGCCTACGGCCGGCCGCACTGGTTCGAGGTCGGCGAGGGCGAGGTCCTGTCGCTGGTCAACGCCTACGAAGACCTCGGCCGCGTGGTCGTGGACGCCATCTGGGCGCCGGGCGTGCTGCGCCGGCACGTGCTCGACCTCGCCACCGGCGGCGTGCGCCGGATCGACCTGCCCGCGATGGACGTCGCCCGCGTGGACGACCGCCTGACCGGCCGCCGGCACCGCCACGTCTTCGGCGCGGCGGGCACCGCGATCGTCCGCCACGACGTGGCGTTCGGCTGCACGTGGCGGCGGGAGGTCGGCGTCGTGCCCGGCCAGCCGGTGTTCGTGCCGCGCGGCGAGGAGGAGGGCGAGGGCTGGGTGGTCGCCACGGCCGGCGACCGGGTGCTGGTGCTGGACGCGGCCGACCTGGCGGGCCGGCCGGTCGCGGTGGTGGAGCTGCCGTTCGCGGTGCCCGCCTCGCGCCAGGCCGCCTGGCTCCCCGGCCACCGCGCCGCCTAG
- a CDS encoding TetR/AcrR family transcriptional regulator, which produces MQRTAAETRSHVLQVAGDLFYKKGIRATGVDLVAAEAGVAPTTLYRLFSSKDQLIGAYIEQADYDFRRRFDEAVEGAGPDPRDQLLAVFDIVSEQVAATTFRGCTFQMLLAEFPETDLPAHRNAVTAKSWTRDRIGEMTACLDVEDPEEVADHLMLVFDGVHASGQSFGPNGPAKQARRLAETILSTAAPRSNGS; this is translated from the coding sequence GTGCAACGAACTGCTGCCGAGACCCGGTCCCACGTACTCCAGGTGGCCGGAGACCTGTTCTACAAGAAGGGCATCCGAGCCACGGGTGTCGACCTCGTCGCGGCCGAGGCCGGTGTCGCGCCGACCACCCTCTACCGGCTGTTCTCCTCCAAGGACCAGCTGATCGGCGCCTACATCGAGCAAGCCGACTACGACTTCCGGCGCCGGTTCGACGAGGCCGTCGAGGGCGCGGGTCCCGATCCGCGCGACCAGCTCCTGGCGGTCTTCGACATCGTCTCCGAGCAGGTGGCGGCCACCACGTTCCGCGGCTGCACCTTCCAGATGTTGCTGGCCGAGTTCCCCGAGACGGACCTGCCCGCGCACCGCAACGCCGTCACGGCGAAGTCGTGGACCAGGGACCGGATCGGCGAGATGACCGCGTGCCTCGACGTCGAGGACCCGGAAGAGGTGGCCGACCACCTCATGCTGGTGTTCGACGGCGTGCACGCCTCGGGTCAGTCGTTCGGCCCGAACGGTCCCGCGAAGCAGGCACGGCGCCTGGCCGAGACGATCCTGTCGACCGCCGCGCCGCGGTCGAACGGTTCCTGA
- a CDS encoding FAD/NAD(P)-binding protein, which translates to MVKSFDRFRRVVVVGAGLAGTATAIRLLRFAREPLQVVLLERRPDYRSSGVAYQRDSNHWYHVFNIQAGRMSAFREDVDDFVGWANREADRSDWPDEWRNFEFTESGPAPRRIYHDYLESRLAEAVREAAPGVTLVETDGEAVDIEVFADHARVVVAGPATAPDGAEAGPTTLEADHVVLATGLEVKHPAFAADVLDHPAFVRNPYSESGVERVLGVHRDGVVAVIGTLLSAYDSATVLLRRGHQGRIHLISGSGLTPRTYPDDHRHLVFELPPPQLLRDTWEGREEFVRRFREEWERACAMVTADHPGISPVVVTERVAKAWEPYLPAVMERIPTDELRALLDGYGTLLAVLRVSAMAYTTNVVDSAMGEGGRVVLTNGRVQRIDDTGRGTLELTVAGPDSTVTVEADLVVSNFGRESNYERADSALWSSLLRKGLAVAHRRTGRGVEVDPCGRLLGPDGTPSGPISVVGSPREGDEIVRNGRTGAFTFNLAAIKNHSVEVAATTLHRLENCYDDRATEVAASLAEAPNPEVREAVSRAVMLDVRRMATRRLDDRLALATRLEGDLRRVRDVVSRDGGSPPTDRALRFAVNAAATAKLTDLSVTPRDLRLGLGLEGSAEPVA; encoded by the coding sequence ATGGTGAAAAGCTTCGACCGGTTTCGCAGGGTTGTCGTCGTCGGAGCGGGACTGGCCGGTACCGCTACCGCCATCCGCCTCCTCCGGTTCGCCCGCGAGCCATTACAGGTGGTGCTCCTGGAGCGGCGCCCCGACTACCGCAGTTCCGGTGTGGCGTACCAGCGCGACAGCAACCACTGGTACCACGTGTTCAACATCCAGGCGGGCCGCATGTCGGCATTCCGGGAGGACGTGGACGACTTCGTCGGTTGGGCCAATCGCGAGGCCGACCGGTCGGACTGGCCCGACGAGTGGCGGAACTTCGAGTTCACCGAGTCCGGCCCCGCGCCGCGGCGGATCTACCACGACTACCTGGAGAGCCGGCTGGCCGAGGCCGTCCGCGAGGCGGCGCCGGGCGTGACGCTGGTCGAGACCGACGGTGAAGCGGTCGACATCGAGGTCTTCGCAGATCACGCGCGGGTCGTCGTGGCGGGGCCGGCGACGGCGCCCGACGGCGCCGAGGCCGGGCCGACCACCCTGGAAGCCGATCACGTCGTGCTCGCGACCGGGCTGGAGGTCAAGCACCCGGCATTCGCCGCCGACGTCCTCGACCACCCCGCTTTCGTGCGCAACCCGTATTCCGAGAGCGGTGTCGAGCGCGTTCTCGGCGTCCACCGGGACGGTGTCGTCGCCGTCATCGGCACGCTGCTCAGCGCGTACGACTCGGCGACGGTCCTGCTGCGCCGCGGCCACCAGGGCCGGATCCACCTGATCTCCGGTTCCGGCCTGACGCCGCGCACCTATCCGGACGACCACCGGCACCTGGTTTTCGAACTGCCGCCGCCGCAACTCCTCCGCGACACCTGGGAAGGCCGCGAGGAATTCGTCCGCCGATTCCGCGAAGAATGGGAACGCGCCTGCGCGATGGTCACCGCCGACCACCCGGGAATTTCTCCGGTGGTCGTGACGGAACGGGTCGCAAAAGCGTGGGAACCCTACCTCCCGGCGGTCATGGAACGGATTCCGACGGACGAGCTGCGCGCGTTGCTCGACGGCTACGGGACGCTGCTCGCGGTATTGCGGGTGAGCGCCATGGCGTACACCACGAACGTGGTCGACTCGGCCATGGGCGAAGGCGGCCGGGTGGTGCTCACCAACGGCCGGGTGCAGCGGATCGACGACACCGGCAGAGGCACGCTGGAGTTGACCGTCGCGGGCCCGGATTCGACGGTGACCGTCGAGGCAGACCTGGTCGTGTCGAACTTCGGCCGCGAGTCGAACTACGAGCGCGCCGACTCGGCGCTGTGGTCGAGCCTGCTGCGCAAGGGCCTCGCGGTCGCCCACCGGCGCACCGGGCGCGGCGTCGAGGTGGACCCGTGCGGCCGGCTGCTCGGCCCGGACGGCACGCCGTCCGGCCCCATCTCGGTGGTCGGCAGCCCGCGCGAGGGCGACGAGATCGTCCGCAACGGGCGGACCGGCGCGTTCACCTTCAACCTCGCCGCGATCAAGAACCACTCGGTCGAGGTGGCGGCCACCACCCTGCACCGGCTGGAGAACTGCTACGACGACCGCGCCACCGAGGTCGCGGCGTCGCTGGCCGAAGCGCCGAACCCCGAGGTGCGCGAGGCCGTGTCCCGCGCGGTCATGCTCGACGTCCGCCGGATGGCCACCCGGCGGCTGGACGACCGGCTCGCGCTGGCGACCCGGTTGGAGGGCGACCTGCGGCGCGTCCGCGACGTGGTGAGCCGGGACGGCGGGTCGCCGCCGACCGACCGCGCGTTGCGGTTCGCCGTCAACGCCGCCGCCACGGCGAAGCTGACCGACCTCTCGGTGACCCCGCGCGACCTCCGGCTCGGACTCGGGTTGGAGGGCTCGGCGGAACCGGTCGCCTGA
- a CDS encoding putative PEP-binding protein, producing the protein MSPREIPGVLLVGSPSTSVRGISNHTGRPLPGSVLVVEALGPELYDTIVKSAAVICSSGGRTGHMESLCRSRGIPVLRVPNAELAGIVGQVTVRTDRESVTLGEHEPVASSAEFPVVTPDDLRSVCVVIADATDIQSTNAISPRVDQVTSFFIREEFVCLSSGLSPLDALRAGVPEAERYGAAIGAELCAIVKELLPGQRLVMRLLDLRSDDAAQITTVVDVDHEDNPELGLHGARWLLHEPYYPHAFAALRAHVREHLGPDAGRVSFAVPFINDQDEFLRLRERLDLPDDVPLSVFVETPAAVHSAAGFCAAGASEIFMGTKDLTQFYLAADRGNHRVASSYQTRHPAVLSGLRQSVEAGREAGVPVHVFALGGDVGHYLKHLPADRFMMCTAELRQLAEEARAR; encoded by the coding sequence GTGAGCCCGCGCGAGATTCCCGGAGTCCTGCTCGTCGGTTCGCCGTCGACGAGCGTTCGCGGCATCTCCAACCACACCGGGAGACCGCTGCCCGGTTCGGTGCTGGTGGTGGAAGCGCTCGGCCCCGAGCTGTACGACACCATCGTCAAGTCCGCCGCGGTGATCTGCTCCAGCGGCGGCCGGACCGGACACATGGAATCGCTTTGCCGCTCACGCGGAATTCCGGTGCTCAGGGTCCCGAACGCCGAACTCGCCGGAATCGTCGGTCAGGTGACCGTGCGAACGGATCGCGAGTCGGTCACCCTGGGGGAGCACGAACCCGTGGCGTCGTCGGCGGAATTCCCCGTCGTCACGCCGGACGACCTGCGCTCGGTCTGCGTGGTCATCGCCGACGCGACCGACATCCAGTCGACCAACGCGATCAGCCCGCGGGTCGACCAGGTGACGTCGTTCTTCATCCGCGAGGAGTTCGTCTGCCTCTCGTCCGGCCTCAGCCCGCTCGACGCCCTGCGCGCCGGCGTGCCCGAGGCCGAGCGCTACGGCGCGGCCATCGGCGCGGAGCTGTGCGCCATCGTGAAGGAGCTGCTGCCGGGCCAGCGCCTGGTGATGCGGCTGCTCGACCTCAGGTCGGACGACGCCGCGCAGATCACCACGGTGGTCGACGTCGACCACGAGGACAACCCGGAGCTCGGCCTGCACGGCGCGCGGTGGCTGCTGCACGAGCCGTACTACCCGCACGCGTTCGCGGCGTTGCGGGCGCACGTCCGGGAGCACCTGGGCCCCGACGCGGGCCGGGTGAGCTTCGCGGTGCCGTTCATCAACGACCAGGACGAGTTCCTGCGGTTGCGGGAGCGGCTGGACCTGCCCGACGACGTGCCGCTGTCGGTCTTCGTCGAGACACCGGCCGCGGTGCACTCGGCGGCCGGGTTCTGCGCCGCCGGCGCCAGCGAGATCTTCATGGGCACCAAGGACCTGACCCAGTTCTACCTCGCCGCGGACCGGGGCAACCACCGGGTCGCGTCCTCGTACCAGACCCGGCACCCCGCCGTGCTGTCCGGGCTGCGGCAGTCGGTCGAGGCGGGTCGCGAGGCCGGGGTCCCGGTGCACGTGTTCGCGCTCGGCGGGGACGTGGGCCACTACCTGAAGCACCTGCCCGCGGACCGGTTCATGATGTGCACGGCCGAACTGCGACAACTCGCCGAGGAGGCCCGCGCGCGGTGA
- the lexA gene encoding transcriptional repressor LexA — translation MTAYDDLDAFEHLDTSALPPRQQRILVAIRDWVVRHGYSPSTRQIGDAVGLRSASSVSKHLAALEEKGFLRRGGTVSRPIDVRLFLREPADREPSDSVPVPVVGHIAAGSPIAAEEHVDDVLTLPRGLTGRGTVFGLRVRGDSMVDAAICDGDIVVVRQQQEAHSGQIVAAMIDGEATVKVYRRRNGHVVLEPRNRSYRDIDGDRAVVLGVVTSVLRSV, via the coding sequence GTGACCGCCTACGACGATCTTGACGCGTTCGAGCACCTGGACACCTCGGCGCTGCCGCCCCGGCAGCAGCGGATCCTGGTGGCGATCCGGGACTGGGTCGTCCGGCACGGCTACTCGCCGAGCACCCGGCAGATCGGCGACGCGGTCGGCCTGCGGTCGGCGTCCTCGGTGTCGAAGCACCTGGCCGCCCTGGAGGAGAAGGGTTTCCTCCGGCGCGGCGGGACGGTGTCGCGGCCGATCGACGTGCGGCTGTTCCTGCGCGAGCCGGCGGACCGCGAGCCGTCCGACTCGGTGCCGGTGCCGGTGGTCGGCCACATCGCGGCGGGCAGCCCGATCGCGGCCGAGGAGCACGTGGACGACGTGCTGACGCTGCCGCGCGGGCTCACCGGCCGCGGCACCGTCTTCGGCCTGCGGGTGCGCGGCGACTCGATGGTGGACGCCGCGATCTGCGACGGCGACATCGTCGTCGTGCGGCAGCAGCAGGAGGCCCACTCGGGCCAGATCGTCGCCGCGATGATCGACGGCGAGGCCACCGTGAAGGTCTACCGCCGGCGCAACGGCCACGTGGTCCTGGAGCCGCGCAACCGGTCCTACCGGGACATCGACGGCGACCGGGCGGTCGTGCTCGGCGTCGTCACCTCGGTGCTGCGCAGCGTCTGA
- a CDS encoding phosphatase PAP2 family protein produces the protein MNAPDLPEPLAAPQRFAGRLEAEVVCTDVLLPLDRPSPAVVAVSLAARASGLWPAIAGLLALRPGVTRRAARHGVIAVAAATTAGHLLGHLVHRRRPDVADVPARRALPEHPSSSAFPSAHAASTAAFATAIALGAPALGALLTPPAALVAYSRLRTRVHWPTDVLGGALLGSGAALLTRRLCR, from the coding sequence GTGAACGCACCCGACCTGCCGGAACCGCTCGCCGCGCCGCAGCGGTTCGCGGGCCGGCTGGAGGCCGAGGTCGTCTGCACCGACGTCCTGCTCCCCCTCGACCGGCCGTCGCCCGCGGTGGTCGCCGTCAGCCTGGCCGCCCGCGCGAGCGGCCTGTGGCCGGCCATCGCCGGCCTGCTGGCCCTGCGCCCCGGAGTCACCCGTCGCGCCGCGCGCCACGGCGTGATCGCGGTCGCCGCCGCCACCACCGCGGGCCACCTGCTCGGCCACCTCGTCCACCGCCGCCGCCCCGATGTCGCCGACGTGCCTGCCCGTCGGGCCCTGCCCGAACACCCCTCGTCCTCCGCCTTCCCCTCGGCCCACGCCGCCTCCACGGCGGCGTTCGCCACCGCGATCGCCCTGGGAGCCCCGGCCCTCGGCGCCCTGCTGACCCCGCCGGCCGCCCTGGTCGCCTACTCCCGCCTCCGCACCCGCGTGCACTGGCCGACCGACGTCCTGGGCGGCGCGCTGCTGGGCTCCGGCGCGGCCCTGCTCACCCGCCGCCTGTGCCGGTGA
- the crtI gene encoding phytoene desaturase family protein, with product MAHVVKGRTDSVVVVGAGLSGLSAALHLRGAGHEVTVLERHGHPGGLAGRLDVAGHRIDTGPTVLTMPELLEDAVSAVGARLSDHLDLVPLHPAYRASFADGSALDVHTDAAAMEQAVGEFAGDREARGYRELRAWLTRLYRVERDRFIGASFDSPLDLVGRDLVALARLGGFGSLARAVGRFLRDDRLRRVFTFQALYAGVSPSDALAAYGVIAYMDTVAGVWFPRGGMRAVPQALADVAAAAGVRFHYDTEVVSLERTGSRVAAVRTTTDRFPCDAVVLATGPAQSTRLLRGRPRRVRPLRWSPSAVVVHLSSPRVVDGTAHHTISFGSEWEGTFEEIIRRGRLMSDPSLLLTTPTVTDPRLAPEGRHLQYLLAPCPNLEAGAIRWDSVGPRYAAEVVEEVVSRKLVDPGAEVLSVTTPADWARDGQAAGTPFSAAHTFGQTGPFRPRNLPFREGNVVLAGSGTTPGVGIPPVLISGRLAAERLRRPAG from the coding sequence GTGGCGCACGTCGTGAAGGGCCGCACCGACTCGGTCGTCGTGGTCGGCGCCGGCCTGTCCGGCCTGTCCGCCGCGCTGCACCTGCGCGGCGCCGGGCACGAGGTGACGGTGCTGGAGCGGCACGGCCACCCCGGCGGCCTGGCGGGCAGGCTGGACGTGGCCGGGCACCGGATCGACACCGGGCCGACCGTGCTGACCATGCCGGAGCTGCTGGAGGACGCGGTCTCGGCGGTGGGCGCGCGCCTGTCCGACCACCTCGACCTGGTGCCGCTGCACCCGGCCTACCGCGCCTCGTTCGCCGACGGCAGCGCCCTCGACGTGCACACCGACGCCGCCGCGATGGAGCAGGCGGTCGGCGAGTTCGCCGGCGACCGGGAGGCCCGGGGCTACCGGGAGCTGCGCGCCTGGCTGACCCGGCTGTACCGGGTGGAGCGCGACCGGTTCATCGGCGCGAGCTTCGACTCGCCGCTGGACCTGGTCGGCCGCGACCTCGTCGCCCTCGCCCGGCTGGGCGGGTTCGGCTCGCTGGCGCGGGCGGTGGGCCGGTTCCTCCGGGACGACCGGCTGCGGCGCGTGTTCACGTTCCAGGCCCTGTACGCGGGGGTCTCCCCTTCCGACGCGCTCGCCGCCTACGGCGTGATCGCCTACATGGACACGGTGGCCGGCGTCTGGTTCCCGCGCGGCGGCATGCGGGCGGTGCCGCAGGCGCTGGCCGACGTGGCGGCGGCGGCCGGCGTGCGGTTCCACTACGACACCGAGGTCGTCTCGCTGGAGCGCACCGGCTCGCGGGTCGCCGCGGTCCGCACCACGACCGACCGCTTCCCCTGCGACGCGGTGGTGCTCGCCACGGGCCCGGCGCAGAGCACCCGGTTGCTGCGCGGCCGGCCGCGGCGGGTGCGCCCGCTGCGCTGGTCGCCGTCCGCGGTGGTGGTGCACCTCAGCTCGCCGCGGGTGGTGGACGGGACGGCGCACCACACCATCTCGTTCGGCTCCGAGTGGGAGGGCACGTTCGAGGAGATCATCCGGCGGGGGCGGTTGATGAGCGACCCGTCGCTGCTGCTCACCACGCCGACGGTGACCGATCCGCGGCTCGCGCCGGAGGGGCGGCACCTGCAGTACCTGCTGGCGCCGTGCCCGAACCTGGAGGCGGGCGCGATCCGGTGGGACTCGGTCGGCCCCCGGTACGCGGCGGAGGTGGTCGAGGAGGTGGTCTCGCGCAAGTTGGTCGACCCGGGCGCCGAGGTGCTGTCCGTGACGACGCCGGCGGACTGGGCCCGGGACGGGCAGGCGGCGGGCACGCCGTTCTCGGCCGCGCACACGTTCGGCCAGACCGGCCCGTTCCGGCCGCGCAACCTCCCGTTCCGGGAGGGGAACGTGGTGCTGGCGGGCAGCGGCACCACGCCGGGCGTGGGCATCCCGCCGGTGCTGATCTCCGGCAGGCTGGCCGCCGAGCGCCTTCGGCGGCCCGCGGGGTGA
- a CDS encoding polyprenyl synthetase family protein produces the protein MSLLAGTGTRTPTPPAPDSFTTRFATALDDFFRTRPEVDAAQELAEEVRELVLAGGKRIRPAFAWWGWRAAGGRAHGDVADATVRALVSLELLQCCALVHDDVMDRSATRRGRPAAHEAFAARHRRSGWSGSSRHYGDSVAVLVGDLALAWADDALVTAGLPGPALQRAWRPWREMRTEMMAGQHLDLLSTACREESLEVALRVAALKTAAYTVERPLHLGAALAGAPADVVECLRVFGRDVGVAFQLRDDLIGVFGDSAVTGKPVGEDLREGKRTPLVAIALARAAAAGDHAASRVLHRCLDGTPVPDEVVDAARALLVDLGAVAAVEEHIEVLAASGLAALDRADVDDDARAHLERLAARAVRRRD, from the coding sequence ATGTCGCTGTTGGCCGGCACTGGCACGCGCACGCCCACTCCCCCGGCCCCCGACTCGTTCACGACGCGGTTCGCCACCGCGCTGGACGACTTCTTCCGCACCCGGCCCGAGGTCGACGCCGCCCAGGAGCTGGCCGAGGAGGTGCGCGAGCTGGTCCTGGCGGGCGGCAAGCGGATCCGGCCGGCGTTCGCCTGGTGGGGCTGGCGCGCCGCGGGCGGCCGGGCGCACGGCGACGTGGCCGACGCCACCGTGCGCGCCCTGGTGTCGCTGGAGCTGCTCCAGTGCTGCGCCCTGGTCCACGACGACGTGATGGACCGCTCGGCGACCCGGCGCGGCAGGCCGGCCGCGCACGAGGCGTTCGCCGCGCGGCACCGGCGGTCCGGGTGGTCGGGCAGCTCCCGGCACTACGGCGACAGCGTCGCGGTGCTGGTCGGCGACCTCGCGCTGGCGTGGGCCGACGACGCGCTGGTGACCGCCGGGCTGCCCGGTCCCGCGCTGCAGCGCGCGTGGCGGCCGTGGCGGGAGATGCGGACCGAGATGATGGCGGGCCAGCACCTGGACCTGCTCTCCACCGCGTGCCGGGAGGAGTCGCTGGAGGTCGCGCTGCGGGTCGCGGCGCTGAAGACGGCCGCGTACACCGTCGAACGCCCGCTGCACCTCGGCGCGGCGCTCGCGGGCGCGCCCGCCGACGTGGTCGAGTGCCTGCGGGTGTTCGGCCGGGACGTCGGCGTGGCGTTCCAGCTGCGCGACGACCTGATCGGCGTGTTCGGCGACAGCGCGGTGACCGGCAAGCCCGTCGGCGAGGACCTGCGCGAGGGCAAGCGGACGCCGCTGGTGGCGATCGCCCTGGCCAGGGCCGCGGCGGCGGGCGACCACGCCGCGTCCCGGGTGCTGCACCGGTGCCTCGACGGCACGCCCGTCCCGGACGAGGTGGTCGACGCCGCCCGCGCGCTGCTGGTCGACCTCGGCGCGGTCGCGGCCGTCGAGGAGCACATCGAGGTGCTGGCCGCGAGCGGGCTGGCCGCGCTGGACCGGGCCGACGTCGACGACGACGCCCGCGCACACCTGGAGCGGCTGGCGGCCAGGGCCGTCCGCCGCCGCGACTGA
- a CDS encoding phytoene/squalene synthase family protein: MSADRELDAAGITDPSLRDAYRRCRALNAEHGRTYYLATRMLSPDQRPAVHALYGFARRVDDVVDDVHSGLDRKVEGLAAADAELAAALERGASSDPVYAALLDTVRRYDIPTEHFGDFMASMRMDLTVTDYPTRADLAQYVHGSAAVIGLQVVPVLGTVVPREEAEPAAAALGVAFQLTNFIRDVGEDLDRGRVYLPADELAAFDVDRERLLWARASGRTDDRIRAALRDQIDRTRQVYARALPGIAMLAPRSRPCVSTAYRLYSRILDLVEEVDCDVLSRRVAVSNGRRLAVALPAFARAVLARTA, from the coding sequence ATGTCCGCAGACCGGGAACTGGATGCCGCGGGCATCACCGACCCATCGCTGCGCGACGCCTATCGGCGGTGCCGCGCGCTCAACGCCGAACACGGCCGCACGTACTACCTCGCGACGAGGATGCTCAGCCCGGACCAGCGGCCCGCCGTGCACGCGCTGTACGGGTTCGCCCGGCGGGTGGACGACGTGGTCGACGACGTCCACAGTGGACTGGACCGGAAGGTCGAGGGGCTGGCGGCGGCCGACGCCGAGCTGGCCGCCGCCCTGGAGCGCGGCGCGAGCTCCGACCCGGTCTACGCGGCCCTGCTGGACACCGTCCGGCGCTACGACATCCCCACCGAGCACTTCGGCGACTTCATGGCGTCGATGCGGATGGACCTGACCGTCACCGACTACCCGACGCGGGCGGACCTGGCGCAGTACGTGCACGGCTCGGCGGCGGTGATCGGCCTCCAGGTGGTGCCGGTGCTCGGCACGGTCGTGCCGCGGGAGGAGGCCGAACCGGCCGCCGCCGCGCTCGGGGTCGCGTTCCAGCTCACCAACTTCATCCGCGACGTCGGCGAAGACCTCGACCGCGGCCGGGTGTACCTGCCCGCCGACGAGCTGGCGGCCTTCGACGTCGACCGGGAGCGGCTGCTGTGGGCGCGGGCCTCGGGCCGGACCGACGACCGGATCAGGGCGGCGCTGCGCGACCAGATCGACCGCACCCGCCAGGTGTACGCGCGGGCCCTGCCCGGCATCGCGATGCTGGCGCCGCGGTCGCGGCCCTGCGTGAGCACCGCCTACCGGCTCTACAGCCGGATCCTCGACCTGGTCGAGGAAGTGGACTGCGACGTGCTGTCCCGGCGCGTCGCGGTGTCGAACGGCAGGCGGCTCGCCGTCGCGCTGCCCGCGTTCGCCAGGGCCGTGCTCGCCCGCACGGCCTGA